The following proteins come from a genomic window of Hymenobacter canadensis:
- the mltG gene encoding endolytic transglycosylase MltG produces MAKPRIDYKANALKRRNRFAYITGISGLILITFSYYFYQVFFTPNVETKTPTYVLVRRGQTAKSVLDSVEATGAIVDKLSLRFVAKVMKYEKLVKPGRYELKNGYTNRELINALRTGRQSPLKLTFQNIRLREDLAQKLNTAIDARPGQFDSLLSSPSYTKSLGFDTTSILTMFIPNTYELYWNSTPDNLMQRMKKEYEKFWTPARDAKRQKMNLSRAEVSTLASIVEAEQQQHADERPRVAGVYLNRLRRGMKLQADPTVVYANRDFTIKRVLNVHLTKDSPYNTYKYAGLPPGPINLPSIASIDAVLNPESHDYLYFCAKEDFSGYHAFARNEQEHLVNARRYQAALTRSGIMK; encoded by the coding sequence ATGGCCAAACCCCGCATCGACTACAAAGCCAACGCACTGAAACGCCGCAACCGGTTCGCCTACATCACCGGTATTTCGGGCCTGATTCTGATTACGTTTTCCTACTATTTCTACCAGGTTTTCTTTACGCCGAACGTAGAAACCAAAACGCCCACCTACGTGCTGGTGCGCCGCGGCCAGACTGCAAAGTCGGTGCTGGATTCAGTGGAAGCTACCGGCGCCATCGTGGACAAGCTCAGTCTGCGCTTCGTGGCCAAGGTGATGAAGTACGAGAAGCTGGTGAAGCCCGGCCGCTACGAGCTCAAAAACGGCTACACCAACCGCGAGCTGATCAACGCGCTGCGCACCGGCCGCCAGTCGCCGCTCAAGCTCACGTTTCAGAACATCCGGCTGCGCGAAGACCTGGCTCAGAAGCTCAACACGGCCATCGATGCCCGACCCGGCCAGTTCGACAGCCTGCTTAGCAGCCCTAGCTACACCAAAAGCCTGGGCTTCGACACCACGAGCATCCTGACGATGTTCATCCCGAACACCTACGAGCTGTACTGGAACTCCACGCCCGACAACCTCATGCAGCGCATGAAAAAGGAGTACGAGAAGTTCTGGACGCCTGCCCGCGACGCCAAGCGCCAGAAAATGAACCTGAGCCGCGCCGAAGTCAGCACCCTGGCCAGCATCGTGGAGGCTGAGCAGCAGCAGCATGCCGATGAGCGCCCGCGCGTGGCGGGCGTGTACCTCAACCGCCTGCGCCGCGGCATGAAGCTGCAGGCCGACCCGACGGTGGTGTACGCCAACCGGGATTTCACCATCAAGCGGGTGCTGAACGTGCACCTTACCAAAGACTCGCCCTACAACACCTACAAGTACGCCGGCCTGCCGCCCGGCCCCATCAACCTGCCCAGCATTGCCAGCATCGACGCCGTGCTGAACCCCGAAAGCCACGACTACCTCTACTTCTGCGCCAAGGAAGACTTCAGCGGCTACCACGCCTTTGCCCGCAATGAGCAGGAGCACCTCGTAAACGCCCGCCGCTACCAGGCCGCCCTCACGCGAAGCGGCATTATGAAGTAA
- a CDS encoding YihY/virulence factor BrkB family protein, whose protein sequence is MRLPTRRYHLPDVRRRRAYRKAIVFLKRLRFAGGRASVYDVVDRLMQEIRLDGIAKRASYMAFNFTIAIFPTIIFLFTLIPYVPIPNLNLDILQFLADLIPGEMYRAISGTIEDIVNIPHGGLLSFGFATALVLSSNGIMALLDAFEKKYPSFKKRTYVRKRVIATLLTVVLSSVLLVSVVGIFFGTYIIDALVFHEIVPEQYTAELITIIKYGSVVGLFLLTTCLVYYYVPPVHDKWPFLSAGAIVATLLIFLVSFLFILYVKIFDSYNHFYGSVGTLVGFMVWLDFVCMTLILGFEINVSIDAVTGRLRTGPAAQRLMNRLRNQQAKI, encoded by the coding sequence ATGCGCCTGCCCACCCGCCGCTACCACTTGCCTGATGTACGCCGCCGTCGGGCGTACCGCAAGGCTATTGTGTTTCTGAAGCGGCTGCGGTTTGCCGGCGGCCGGGCCTCGGTGTATGATGTGGTGGACCGGCTGATGCAAGAAATCCGGCTGGATGGTATTGCCAAGCGCGCCTCTTACATGGCGTTCAACTTCACCATTGCCATATTTCCCACCATCATCTTCCTGTTCACGCTCATTCCCTACGTCCCGATTCCGAACCTGAACCTGGACATTCTGCAGTTCCTCGCCGACCTGATTCCGGGGGAGATGTACCGGGCCATTTCCGGCACCATCGAGGACATCGTGAACATTCCGCACGGTGGCTTGCTGTCGTTTGGTTTTGCCACGGCGCTGGTGCTCAGCTCCAACGGCATCATGGCCCTGCTCGACGCGTTTGAGAAGAAGTACCCGTCGTTTAAGAAGCGCACCTACGTGCGTAAGCGGGTCATTGCCACGCTGCTGACGGTGGTGCTGTCGTCGGTGCTGCTGGTGTCGGTGGTGGGTATCTTCTTCGGTACGTATATCATTGATGCGCTGGTGTTTCACGAAATCGTGCCCGAGCAGTACACCGCCGAGCTGATTACGATCATCAAATACGGCTCGGTGGTGGGGCTGTTTCTGCTCACCACCTGCCTGGTGTACTACTACGTGCCGCCCGTGCACGACAAGTGGCCGTTTCTGTCGGCCGGGGCCATTGTGGCCACCTTGCTCATCTTCCTCGTGTCGTTTCTGTTCATCCTCTACGTGAAGATTTTTGATAGCTACAACCACTTCTACGGCTCGGTGGGCACGCTCGTGGGCTTCATGGTGTGGCTGGATTTCGTGTGTATGACCCTGATTCTGGGCTTCGAAATCAACGTCAGCATTGATGCCGTGACCGGGCGGCTGCGCACCGGCCCTGCCGCCCAGCGCCTGATGAACCGCCTGCGCAATCAGCAGGCAAAAATTTAG
- a CDS encoding acyl-CoA thioesterase: MYSSDTQIRVRYAETDQMGYVYHGNYAAYFEVCRTEAFRQLGISYKDLEAEGVGMPVGEIRTRFRRPARYDDLLTVRLLLKQPAEGSRVLFEYEIYNEAQELLTEGHTLMVFVNMSTGRPVPIPPHIQQKLSGYFTDDEAGSPLTPPKAPVDAPAPAAFLKK, from the coding sequence ATGTACTCTTCCGACACCCAGATCCGCGTGCGGTACGCCGAAACCGACCAGATGGGCTACGTGTACCACGGCAACTACGCGGCGTACTTCGAGGTGTGCCGCACCGAAGCCTTCCGGCAGCTGGGCATCAGCTACAAAGACCTGGAGGCCGAAGGCGTCGGGATGCCGGTGGGCGAAATCCGCACCCGCTTCCGCCGCCCCGCCCGCTACGACGACCTGCTCACAGTGCGCCTGCTGCTCAAGCAACCCGCCGAAGGCTCACGGGTGCTGTTCGAGTATGAAATCTATAACGAGGCCCAGGAACTGCTCACCGAAGGCCACACCCTGATGGTGTTCGTAAACATGAGCACCGGCCGCCCCGTCCCCATTCCGCCGCACATTCAGCAGAAGCTGTCGGGCTATTTCACCGACGACGAAGCCGGCAGCCCGCTCACGCCGCCCAAAGCCCCCGTAGATGCCCCCGCGCCGGCTGCGTTTCTGAAGAAATAA
- a CDS encoding zinc dependent phospholipase C family protein — MLKWLTGILALLLLFPSSASAYSVLTHQANIDSTWSRCLMPMLQKRYPGATEEQLIEAKSYAYGGSIIQDMGFYPFGSELFTNMTHYVRSGDFVRNLLDEAHGRNEYAFALGALSHYTADIIGHPEGTNKAMSSVYPDLRRKFGTEISYEEAPVQHTQLEFAFDVVQLAAGRYRTADYQRYIGFQVSKPVLERAFLKTYGLELGKVIFNVDLAISSFRFAVRSLIPIASRAAWHSQKKEIRRLSPQARRREYIYDQSEEEYREKYGTDYQKPGTGARLLSYFVRVLPKIGPLQPFAFKLPTPEAQTLFRASFRSVMVNYCRHVDAEPTDTTTISTQVLPNTDFDTGRPTVVGEYELTDEAYGEWVRKLADNKFDGLTAPVKKNILAFFGSAPKQPIDEDEKEKGTRAKTMEALAQLKTAEAK; from the coding sequence ATGCTAAAATGGCTAACCGGGATTCTGGCACTGCTGCTGCTGTTTCCCTCTTCCGCATCTGCCTACTCTGTGCTCACCCACCAGGCCAATATTGATTCTACCTGGTCGCGCTGCCTGATGCCGATGCTGCAAAAACGCTACCCGGGCGCCACCGAAGAGCAACTTATCGAGGCCAAAAGCTACGCCTATGGCGGCTCCATCATCCAGGATATGGGCTTCTACCCGTTCGGCTCGGAGCTTTTTACCAACATGACCCATTACGTGCGCAGCGGCGACTTTGTGCGCAACCTGCTCGATGAGGCCCACGGCCGCAACGAATACGCCTTTGCCTTGGGGGCGCTGTCGCACTACACGGCTGATATCATCGGGCATCCCGAAGGCACCAACAAAGCCATGTCCTCCGTCTACCCCGACCTGCGCCGCAAGTTTGGGACGGAAATCAGCTACGAGGAAGCGCCGGTGCAGCATACGCAGCTGGAGTTTGCCTTTGATGTGGTGCAGCTGGCCGCCGGCCGCTACCGCACCGCCGACTACCAGCGCTACATCGGGTTTCAGGTGAGCAAGCCGGTGTTGGAGCGGGCTTTCCTCAAAACCTACGGCCTGGAGCTGGGCAAGGTGATTTTCAACGTGGACCTGGCCATCAGCTCGTTTCGGTTTGCGGTGCGTAGTCTGATTCCGATTGCCAGCCGGGCCGCGTGGCACTCGCAGAAAAAGGAAATCCGTCGCCTCAGCCCTCAGGCCCGCCGCCGCGAGTACATCTACGACCAGAGTGAGGAAGAGTACCGCGAAAAGTACGGTACCGATTACCAGAAGCCCGGCACGGGCGCCCGGCTGCTGTCGTACTTCGTGCGGGTGCTGCCCAAAATAGGCCCCTTGCAGCCCTTTGCCTTCAAGCTGCCAACCCCGGAGGCGCAGACGCTGTTCCGGGCCAGTTTCCGCAGCGTGATGGTCAACTACTGCCGCCACGTAGACGCCGAGCCGACTGACACGACCACCATTTCCACGCAGGTGCTGCCCAACACCGACTTCGATACCGGCCGCCCGACGGTGGTAGGGGAGTATGAGCTGACCGACGAGGCCTACGGCGAATGGGTGCGCAAGCTGGCCGACAACAAGTTTGACGGCCTGACAGCTCCGGTGAAGAAAAACATCCTCGCGTTCTTCGGTTCCGCTCCCAAACAGCCCATCGACGAAGACGAGAAGGAGAAGGGCACCCGCGCCAAAACCATGGAAGCTTTGGCGCAACTGAAAACAGCGGAGGCCAAGTAG
- a CDS encoding TolC family protein — protein MPRSFFFTLLLALPLPMLAQQPVLPTREPASKPQSKSQTEKPETVADAPPLTLAEAIRLGLESNYDIRVSRQDERIAENNVTRGNAGQLPVVNGNLTRNFNRNNVRQESSARPEASIANGAQSNLLNANVAATWTLFDGLGMFIAYDRLKSLEQSQRQLTRATVEETVATITDAYYVVVRESGKIRASEEALKIGQARIDLTQARVDVGVSAKVEVLTARVDYNADRSLLIQQQEALQTAKINLNNLLGRTPRLNFRPADSIVVATDLSRESVAQAVQQNNPRLQQARLNTEIATYDRKLVRASRFPQIGLTTGYGYNRNINGAAFFGNQLVTNTGRTYGLNYGVVATIPIFDGFNRNRLEQNARIGEVQSSLLLGQTQLQLETEAEQAYAQYQNRLQLLELEEANILLARENVAIALERYRLGLLVPLALREAQRTQLDAEVRLLDIRYQAKQAEIILRRLSSGLVQESGQPR, from the coding sequence ATGCCCCGCTCCTTCTTTTTCACTCTCCTACTGGCTTTGCCTCTGCCGATGCTGGCGCAACAGCCGGTGCTGCCCACCCGGGAACCAGCCTCGAAGCCCCAGAGCAAATCCCAGACGGAGAAGCCGGAAACCGTAGCCGACGCCCCGCCCCTCACGCTGGCCGAGGCCATCCGGCTGGGCCTGGAAAGCAATTACGACATTCGGGTTTCGCGGCAGGATGAGCGCATCGCCGAAAACAACGTGACCCGCGGCAACGCCGGCCAGCTGCCCGTGGTGAACGGCAACCTGACCCGCAACTTCAACCGCAACAACGTGCGGCAGGAGTCGTCGGCGCGGCCCGAGGCCAGCATTGCCAACGGCGCACAGTCCAACCTGCTCAACGCCAACGTAGCCGCCACCTGGACCCTTTTCGACGGGCTGGGCATGTTCATCGCCTACGACCGGCTGAAGTCGCTGGAGCAAAGCCAGCGCCAGCTCACCCGCGCCACCGTCGAGGAAACCGTGGCCACCATCACCGACGCCTATTATGTGGTGGTGCGCGAGTCCGGCAAGATCAGGGCCAGCGAGGAGGCCCTGAAAATCGGACAGGCGCGCATCGACCTCACGCAGGCCCGCGTGGATGTGGGCGTGAGCGCCAAAGTGGAAGTGCTGACGGCCCGCGTGGACTACAACGCCGACCGCTCGCTGCTGATTCAGCAGCAGGAAGCGCTGCAGACGGCCAAAATCAACCTCAACAACCTGCTGGGCCGCACTCCGCGCCTCAACTTCCGCCCCGCCGACTCCATTGTAGTGGCTACCGACCTGAGCCGGGAAAGCGTGGCGCAGGCCGTGCAGCAGAACAACCCTCGCCTGCAACAGGCCCGCCTCAACACCGAAATTGCCACCTACGACCGGAAGCTGGTGCGCGCCTCCCGCTTCCCGCAGATCGGCCTGACGACCGGCTACGGCTACAACCGCAACATCAACGGGGCCGCGTTCTTCGGCAATCAGCTCGTGACCAACACGGGCCGCACGTATGGCCTCAACTACGGCGTGGTGGCCACCATTCCCATCTTCGATGGTTTCAACCGCAACCGGCTGGAGCAGAACGCCCGCATCGGCGAAGTGCAAAGCAGCCTGCTGCTGGGCCAGACGCAGCTGCAGCTGGAAACCGAAGCCGAGCAGGCCTATGCCCAGTACCAGAACCGCCTGCAGTTGCTGGAGCTGGAAGAAGCCAACATTCTGCTGGCCCGCGAAAACGTGGCCATTGCCCTAGAGCGCTACCGCCTGGGCCTCTTAGTGCCCCTGGCTCTGCGCGAAGCCCAACGCACCCAGCTCGACGCCGAAGTACGCCTGCTCGACATCCGCTACCAAGCCAAGCAGGCCGAGATTATCCTGCGCCGCCTGAGCAGCGGCCTAGTGCAGGAAAGCGGGCAACCGCGCTAG
- a CDS encoding efflux RND transporter permease subunit: MSLSSTSINRPVLAIVMSLVIVIFGVIGFRYLSIREYPSVDPPIITVSASYTGASADVMQGQVTEPLEEALNGIAGIKNLTSNSRDGRTQITVEFDLDADLETAANDVRDKVSGAQGRLPRDIDPPIVSKANADSQPIVMTYLSSSKRTLLELTDYANNALKERLQTIPGVSEVRVYGERKYSMRLWMDPVKLSALGVSPVDVQAALTRENVELPSGSVQGQNTQLTLRTMGRLTSVEDFNNLIIRKDASSLVRLSDIGYAELYPENDQTIFKVNGVPMVGLAVIPQPGSNQIDIADEFNKRIELYGKDLPKDLVLKPGFDNSVFIRKSITEVEHTIIEAFVLVVIIIFLFLRDWRSTLIPVVAIPVSLVGIFFVMYLLDFSINVLTLLAVVLAIGLVVDDAIVVLENIYSRIEEGEDPKTAAIKGSEEILMAVISTTVVLAAVFLPVVFLTGITGRLFREFGIVVAGSVLISAFVSLTLTPMMCSVLLKRQEKHNWFYRKTEPFFQKMIGGYQSSLQTFLRNRWMAWLVVLGTGVGIWFFMKAIPSELAPVEDRSRVNVNATGPEGASFEYMDAYMNQITKMAMDSAGSSLSSVFAVTSPGFGGGSNSGTARVLLLDADQRPRNQDQVAAGLSAGVKKLTAARTSVSQDQSIGGGGGGGGGLPVQFVIQTQDFEKLRAAVPKFLDAARQDPTFQFVDVNLKFNKPELRVNIDREKAQSLGVSVQSISQTLQSGLSGQRFGYFIREGKQYQIIGQVAREDRNQPLDVRLLSVKNADGQLVQLDNVIRLTESSTPPQLYRFNRYNSATFSASLAPGKTLGDGIAAMQSIAEKNLDDTFSTELSGASRDFQESSSSLVFAFGLALVLIYLVLAAQFESFRDPVIIMVTVPLALSGALLSLWYFNQTLNLFSQIGIIMLVGLVTKNGILIVEFANQQVENGKDYMTGLIEGATARFRPILMTSLCAILGILPIAIATGAGALSRRAMGIGVVGGLFFATGLTLYVVPVMYSYFATAKKHSQKQEAAKKKAVTA; the protein is encoded by the coding sequence ATGAGCCTTTCCTCCACCAGCATCAACCGCCCCGTCCTCGCAATCGTGATGAGCCTCGTCATCGTGATTTTCGGTGTGATTGGGTTTCGCTACCTCAGCATCCGGGAATACCCGAGTGTAGACCCGCCGATTATTACCGTGTCGGCCAGCTACACCGGCGCCTCCGCCGACGTGATGCAGGGCCAGGTGACTGAGCCGCTCGAAGAAGCCCTTAACGGTATTGCGGGCATCAAGAACCTGACCTCCAACTCCCGCGACGGCCGCACCCAGATTACGGTGGAGTTTGACCTCGACGCCGACCTGGAAACCGCTGCCAACGACGTGCGCGACAAGGTTTCGGGCGCGCAGGGCCGCCTTCCGCGCGACATCGACCCGCCCATCGTGAGCAAGGCCAACGCCGACTCGCAGCCGATTGTGATGACCTACCTCAGCTCCAGCAAGCGCACCCTGCTGGAACTGACCGACTACGCCAACAACGCCCTGAAAGAGCGCCTCCAGACGATTCCGGGCGTGTCGGAGGTGCGGGTGTACGGCGAGCGGAAGTACTCCATGCGCCTCTGGATGGACCCCGTTAAGCTGTCGGCGCTGGGCGTGAGCCCCGTGGACGTGCAGGCCGCCCTCACCCGCGAAAACGTGGAGCTGCCCAGCGGCTCGGTGCAGGGCCAGAACACCCAGCTCACGCTGCGCACAATGGGCCGCCTGACGTCGGTGGAGGACTTCAACAACCTGATTATCCGCAAAGATGCCTCGTCGCTGGTGCGGCTGTCGGATATCGGCTATGCCGAGTTGTACCCCGAAAACGACCAGACCATCTTTAAAGTAAACGGCGTGCCGATGGTGGGCCTGGCCGTGATTCCGCAGCCGGGCTCCAACCAGATTGACATTGCCGACGAGTTCAACAAGCGCATTGAGCTCTACGGCAAAGACTTGCCGAAAGACCTGGTGCTCAAGCCCGGCTTCGACAACTCGGTGTTCATCCGCAAATCCATCACCGAGGTAGAGCACACCATCATCGAGGCCTTCGTGCTGGTGGTGATTATCATCTTCTTGTTTCTGCGCGACTGGCGCTCCACCCTTATTCCGGTGGTGGCCATTCCGGTGTCATTGGTGGGTATTTTCTTCGTGATGTATCTGCTCGACTTCTCCATCAACGTGCTGACGCTGCTGGCCGTGGTGCTGGCCATTGGCCTGGTGGTGGACGACGCCATTGTGGTGCTGGAAAACATCTACTCGCGCATCGAGGAAGGCGAAGACCCCAAAACGGCCGCCATCAAAGGCTCCGAGGAAATTCTGATGGCCGTTATCAGTACCACGGTGGTGCTGGCGGCGGTGTTCCTGCCGGTGGTATTCCTGACCGGCATCACCGGGCGCCTATTCCGCGAGTTCGGGATTGTGGTGGCCGGCTCGGTGCTGATTTCGGCGTTTGTATCGCTCACTCTCACGCCCATGATGTGCTCGGTGCTGCTCAAGCGGCAGGAAAAGCACAACTGGTTTTACCGCAAAACCGAGCCCTTCTTCCAGAAGATGATCGGGGGCTACCAGAGCAGCCTGCAAACCTTTTTGCGCAACCGCTGGATGGCGTGGCTGGTGGTGCTGGGCACGGGCGTGGGCATCTGGTTTTTCATGAAAGCCATTCCGTCGGAGCTGGCGCCGGTGGAAGACCGCAGCCGCGTCAACGTCAACGCAACGGGGCCGGAAGGGGCATCTTTTGAGTACATGGATGCCTACATGAACCAGATTACCAAGATGGCCATGGACTCGGCCGGCAGCAGCCTGAGCAGCGTGTTTGCCGTGACTTCGCCCGGCTTTGGCGGCGGCTCCAACTCCGGCACGGCCCGCGTGCTGCTGCTCGATGCCGACCAGCGCCCCCGCAACCAGGACCAAGTGGCGGCCGGCCTCAGCGCCGGCGTGAAAAAGCTGACCGCCGCCCGTACGTCGGTGTCGCAGGACCAGAGCATCGGGGGTGGCGGCGGCGGCGGTGGTGGCCTGCCGGTGCAGTTCGTTATCCAGACCCAGGACTTCGAGAAGCTGCGGGCCGCAGTGCCCAAGTTCCTCGATGCCGCCCGCCAGGACCCCACCTTCCAGTTCGTGGATGTGAACCTGAAGTTCAACAAGCCCGAGCTGCGCGTAAACATCGACCGCGAAAAGGCGCAGAGCCTGGGCGTGTCGGTGCAGAGCATCAGCCAGACGCTGCAGTCGGGGTTGAGCGGGCAGCGTTTCGGCTATTTCATCCGGGAGGGCAAGCAGTACCAGATCATCGGGCAGGTGGCGCGCGAAGACCGCAACCAGCCGCTGGACGTGCGCCTGCTGTCGGTGAAGAACGCCGACGGCCAGCTCGTGCAGCTCGACAACGTGATTCGCCTCACGGAAAGCAGCACGCCGCCGCAGCTCTACCGCTTCAACCGCTACAACTCGGCCACCTTCTCGGCCTCGCTGGCGCCCGGCAAAACCCTCGGCGACGGTATTGCGGCTATGCAGAGCATCGCCGAGAAGAACCTCGACGACACCTTTTCCACCGAGCTGTCGGGTGCCTCCCGCGACTTCCAGGAGAGCTCTAGCAGCCTCGTGTTTGCCTTCGGGCTGGCGCTGGTGCTGATTTACCTGGTGCTGGCTGCGCAGTTTGAGAGCTTCCGCGACCCGGTCATCATCATGGTGACGGTGCCGCTGGCGCTGTCGGGCGCGCTGCTCAGCCTGTGGTACTTCAACCAGACCCTGAACCTGTTTTCGCAGATCGGCATCATCATGCTGGTGGGCCTTGTGACCAAAAACGGTATCCTCATCGTGGAATTTGCCAACCAGCAGGTGGAAAACGGCAAGGACTACATGACCGGCCTGATTGAAGGCGCCACTGCCCGCTTCCGCCCTATTCTGATGACCAGCCTGTGCGCCATCCTGGGCATTCTGCCGATTGCCATTGCCACCGGCGCCGGCGCCCTGAGCCGCCGGGCCATGGGCATTGGGGTGGTAGGCGGCCTGTTCTTTGCCACCGGCCTCACGCTCTACGTAGTGCCCGTGATGTACTCCTACTTCGCCACGGCCAAAAAGCACAGCCAGAAGCAGGAGGCCGCCAAAAAGAAGGCCGTAACGGCATAA
- a CDS encoding T9SS type A sorting domain-containing protein, with the protein MQKSLPFIHRARRSWRQLAVAASSLALLALSPGHARAQADTYQFAAATGTYAPLPGTASVATVVQDDDAISGALPIGFPFAFDGIPYTTVYASSNGFLSFNANATSGLTNNLTTGGGTSQLPLLAPLWDDLGGELANSAARYQTSGTAPNRVFTFEWQNWSWNYNATSAVVSFQVKLYETSNRIEFVYRPEGGAANSPSASIGIAGTGTPIPFLSLGSTSASPTVSSTAETNTLSTLPATGQLYAFTPPVATGCPTPRNLAVTGTTATAAVVAWSVTGGGGTFAINYGPTGFTPGTGGQTITSTGTSVTIPGLSPSTSYQFYVTQLCSGSTSSRSTAGAFRTECVTPTYAALPFSETFESTWLDRCATRDVPGNSWRNTPLTGNNSWRREDDGAAANWTSATSYAYTPNGSQNSAHSARFHSGSASSGLIGTLDLFVNLSGAGSRELAFDYINTTGSDSLTVQISTNGGLTFGPFLLRLGSASGGFRGQTLALASTSATTVIRFRARADFGSTDIGLDNITISSCPRVSNVVASNITGSGATVTFTPVTGSGGYTVVAIPATGPAITATGSGSPIQLTGLQGLMDYTVGVASSCGAGQFSAPVTTTFTTLLPPLSNDEPCTATALPANGTPLTTSNLGATASPANGYANPGCALASNPKDVWFSFVAPSNGPRTLVVTGGPAGQVRLFSATSCNGPFTQLACLASTGSGTAAGPLAVPSLTPGTTYYVSVSGYGSSDTQGAFTIALASTLSTGTGQLPGGEVSVFPTPHLGGPLMLRLRGAEAGVAAVQVALLNALGQQVLRQQLAVRGGALEQTLPVQGLAKGFYTLRVQVGEHTVTRKVVLE; encoded by the coding sequence ATGCAAAAATCTCTACCCTTTATTCATCGTGCGCGCCGTAGCTGGCGCCAGCTCGCAGTGGCGGCCAGTAGCCTGGCGCTGCTTGCCCTTAGCCCGGGCCACGCCCGGGCCCAGGCCGATACCTATCAGTTTGCGGCGGCTACCGGCACGTATGCGCCGTTGCCGGGCACTGCGTCCGTTGCTACGGTAGTGCAGGACGACGACGCCATTTCCGGCGCCCTGCCCATCGGCTTCCCGTTTGCCTTCGACGGAATTCCTTACACCACTGTGTACGCCAGTTCCAACGGCTTTCTGTCGTTTAACGCCAACGCCACCAGCGGCCTGACCAACAACCTGACCACCGGTGGCGGGACCAGTCAGCTACCGCTGCTGGCTCCGCTCTGGGACGATCTGGGCGGGGAGCTGGCCAACAGCGCGGCCCGCTACCAGACCAGCGGCACCGCGCCCAACCGGGTGTTCACGTTTGAGTGGCAGAACTGGTCGTGGAACTACAACGCTACGTCGGCGGTGGTGTCGTTTCAGGTGAAGCTGTACGAAACTTCCAACCGTATCGAGTTTGTGTACCGGCCCGAGGGCGGGGCGGCGAATTCGCCTTCGGCGTCTATCGGTATTGCCGGCACGGGCACGCCCATTCCGTTTCTGTCGCTGGGCAGCACCAGTGCCTCGCCTACGGTTAGCTCCACCGCGGAAACCAATACTCTCAGCACGCTGCCTGCCACCGGCCAGCTGTATGCGTTTACGCCGCCGGTTGCCACGGGCTGCCCCACGCCCCGCAACCTGGCCGTAACGGGCACCACTGCTACGGCGGCTGTGGTTGCCTGGAGCGTAACGGGCGGCGGCGGGACTTTCGCCATCAACTACGGCCCCACCGGCTTCACGCCCGGTACCGGAGGCCAGACCATCACCAGCACCGGCACCTCGGTAACAATTCCTGGCTTGTCGCCGAGCACCAGCTACCAGTTCTACGTGACGCAACTCTGCTCCGGCAGCACCTCCAGTCGTTCGACGGCTGGTGCTTTCCGCACCGAGTGCGTGACGCCCACCTACGCCGCGCTGCCCTTCAGCGAGACGTTTGAAAGCACTTGGCTCGACCGGTGCGCCACGCGCGACGTGCCCGGCAACAGCTGGCGCAACACGCCGCTGACAGGCAACAACTCTTGGCGGCGTGAAGACGACGGCGCGGCTGCCAACTGGACTTCGGCCACCAGCTACGCCTACACGCCCAACGGCAGCCAGAACAGTGCCCACTCGGCCCGCTTCCACAGCGGCAGCGCCAGCAGCGGCCTCATCGGTACCCTGGACCTGTTTGTGAACCTGAGCGGCGCCGGCAGCCGGGAGCTGGCTTTCGACTACATCAACACCACCGGCTCCGACTCGCTGACGGTGCAGATTTCCACGAATGGCGGCCTCACGTTCGGGCCATTCCTGTTGCGCCTGGGCAGCGCCAGCGGCGGCTTTCGGGGCCAGACGCTGGCCCTGGCCAGTACCTCAGCCACCACGGTCATCCGGTTCCGGGCCCGCGCCGACTTCGGCTCGACCGATATCGGCCTCGACAACATCACAATTTCTTCCTGTCCGCGGGTGAGCAACGTGGTTGCGAGCAACATTACGGGCTCCGGCGCTACGGTCACTTTCACGCCTGTAACCGGCTCCGGCGGCTACACCGTGGTGGCTATCCCAGCCACCGGCCCGGCCATTACGGCAACGGGCAGCGGCTCGCCTATCCAGCTCACCGGCCTGCAGGGGCTGATGGACTACACTGTGGGAGTGGCTAGTAGCTGTGGCGCCGGCCAGTTTTCGGCTCCCGTTACCACTACGTTCACCACGCTGCTGCCACCGCTGTCCAACGATGAGCCCTGCACGGCTACAGCGCTGCCCGCCAACGGCACGCCCCTGACGACGTCCAACCTGGGGGCTACGGCCTCGCCGGCCAACGGCTACGCCAACCCCGGCTGCGCGCTGGCTTCTAACCCGAAAGATGTTTGGTTCTCATTCGTGGCTCCTTCCAACGGTCCGCGGACCTTGGTGGTAACGGGTGGTCCGGCCGGTCAGGTTCGCCTGTTCTCCGCGACATCCTGCAACGGTCCGTTCACGCAGCTGGCCTGCCTGGCCAGCACCGGCTCCGGCACGGCGGCCGGTCCATTGGCCGTGCCTTCGCTCACGCCGGGCACCACCTACTACGTCTCGGTATCGGGCTACGGCTCCAGCGATACGCAGGGGGCCTTCACTATTGCCTTGGCTTCTACGCTGAGCACGGGCACCGGCCAGTTGCCGGGTGGCGAGGTGAGCGTGTTCCCGACGCCGCACCTGGGTGGCCCTCTCATGCTGCGTTTGCGTGGCGCAGAGGCCGGCGTGGCGGCGGTGCAGGTGGCGCTGCTGAACGCCCTCGGCCAGCAGGTGCTGCGCCAGCAACTGGCCGTGCGCGGTGGGGCATTGGAGCAGACGCTGCCGGTGCAGGGCCTGGCCAAAGGCTTCTACACGTTGCGGGTGCAGGTGGGCGAACATACGGTAACGCGCAAAGTGGTACTGGAATAG